A section of the Thermococcus sp. 21S7 genome encodes:
- a CDS encoding ABC transporter ATP-binding protein: MITAENLSKRFGKLVALDSVSVEIGKGFTLILGPNGGGKSTFLNLCAGLYRPSSGRIEVLGEAPWSNERVKSRLGVSFDPPSLPKHRAGREWLEYIARFKGADESDVLESAEMFSVTGFLDRRIGEYSAGMLKRLSLAQAFIGKPELVLLDEPLANLDFKGIKEVSETLGKLANEGLNIVAVSHIWRPLIGFADEVVVIAAGKVVLKGGPQEVIPQIEEI, encoded by the coding sequence ATGATCACTGCAGAAAACCTGAGCAAGCGTTTTGGAAAGCTCGTGGCCCTTGACTCGGTCAGTGTAGAGATTGGGAAGGGATTCACCCTTATCCTCGGCCCGAATGGCGGGGGCAAGAGCACTTTCCTGAACCTGTGCGCGGGCCTCTACAGGCCAAGCTCGGGAAGGATTGAGGTTCTCGGCGAGGCTCCGTGGAGCAACGAAAGGGTCAAGTCCAGGCTCGGCGTCTCCTTTGACCCGCCGTCACTCCCAAAGCACAGGGCCGGGCGGGAGTGGCTTGAGTACATTGCAAGGTTCAAGGGAGCCGATGAGAGCGACGTTCTGGAGAGTGCTGAAATGTTCTCGGTTACGGGTTTTCTTGACAGGCGGATTGGCGAGTACTCCGCGGGTATGCTGAAGCGGCTTTCTTTGGCTCAAGCCTTCATCGGAAAACCCGAGTTAGTCCTTTTGGACGAGCCCCTTGCAAACCTCGACTTCAAAGGAATAAAGGAGGTCTCGGAGACGCTCGGAAAGCTCGCGAATGAGGGGTTGAACATCGTGGCAGTATCCCATATATGGCGTCCCCTTATCGGCTTTGCCGATGAGGTAGTGGTCATAGCCGCCGGAAAGGTTGTTCTGAAGGGCGGCCCCCAAGAGGTCATCCCGCAGATTGAGGAGATATGA
- a CDS encoding ABC-2 transporter permease — MGRVKEQLKWELEDPYVALIFVFSFILLAVTFYTTLFSINANVMPMGLEMAREQAAAGTAILFPGLSDKSSAIFAITGVLLASLTIRYDRDTRVAKSVYSLPVRNYEVILAKFITVFTVLFLSAFSAAFVAYIYAYGDSPGMIKEGMLGQRYLLIHLMYWLEASLYVSALSSLIALLSPGTFASILGGITVMYIPEILDWEFLPPRILNDGLVKAHAVFWDPGEKLSVFFNTTFYAGLLLPLVVLSLTLVLSEWRDVS, encoded by the coding sequence TCAGCTTCATCCTGCTCGCGGTGACGTTCTACACCACTCTCTTCAGCATTAACGCGAACGTGATGCCCATGGGCCTGGAGATGGCCAGGGAGCAGGCGGCCGCGGGGACGGCCATACTTTTCCCTGGACTCTCCGATAAGTCCTCCGCAATCTTCGCCATTACCGGCGTTCTCCTTGCATCCCTTACCATCCGCTACGACAGAGACACGCGGGTTGCAAAGAGCGTCTACTCCCTTCCCGTCAGGAACTACGAGGTTATCCTAGCGAAGTTCATTACGGTCTTCACCGTCCTCTTCCTCTCAGCCTTCAGTGCGGCTTTTGTTGCCTACATCTACGCCTACGGAGACAGCCCCGGCATGATTAAGGAGGGAATGCTCGGTCAGCGTTACCTGCTCATACACCTCATGTACTGGCTTGAAGCATCCCTGTACGTGTCGGCCCTGTCGTCCCTAATAGCTCTCCTGAGCCCCGGCACGTTCGCATCGATCCTGGGAGGGATTACAGTAATGTACATCCCGGAGATTCTTGACTGGGAATTCCTGCCCCCGAGGATTTTGAACGACGGACTCGTAAAGGCGCACGCCGTGTTCTGGGATCCCGGAGAGAAGCTGAGCGTTTTCTTCAACACGACGTTCTACGCCGGCCTGCTGCTCCCGCTGGTCGTTCTATCACTCACGCTCGTTCTGAGCGAATGGAGGGATGTCTCGTGA